A part of Acidimicrobiia bacterium genomic DNA contains:
- a CDS encoding aldose 1-epimerase family protein translates to MSRADRAPAPTGQQLELVRGDQRAIVTELGATLRSYTVGGRPRLDGFEVEEMCSGSRGQVLLPWPNRIASGAYRFGDVDHQLPWNEPQKHNAIHGLVRWSRWTVSARADDRVTLTHTLLPQPGYEFTVAFTLEYGLGDDGLEVRVDAKNLGTERCPFGAGFHPYLRLDPSHIDDLELESPASSHYLADADQIPTGREPVDGTAFDFRSPRAIGATRMDTAFTELARGAEGRATVTLRDRATGDAVSMWCDEGFGYLMIFTGDALPDAHKRRMGLAVEPMTCAPDAFRSGDGLLVLEPGETWTARWGIGASGRARSARRA, encoded by the coding sequence ATGTCGCGCGCTGACCGCGCACCAGCTCCGACCGGCCAACAGCTCGAGCTCGTGCGCGGCGACCAGCGCGCGATCGTCACGGAGCTCGGTGCGACCCTGCGCAGCTACACCGTCGGTGGCCGCCCGCGCCTCGACGGCTTCGAGGTCGAGGAGATGTGCAGCGGCAGCCGGGGCCAGGTGCTGCTCCCCTGGCCGAACCGCATCGCGAGCGGCGCGTACCGCTTCGGTGACGTCGACCACCAGCTCCCGTGGAACGAGCCGCAGAAGCACAACGCGATCCACGGGCTCGTGCGCTGGTCCCGCTGGACGGTCTCCGCGCGGGCCGACGACCGCGTCACGCTCACGCACACGCTGCTCCCACAGCCCGGCTACGAGTTCACGGTCGCGTTCACGCTCGAATACGGGCTCGGCGACGACGGGCTCGAGGTGCGGGTCGACGCGAAGAACCTCGGTACCGAGCGGTGCCCGTTCGGCGCGGGCTTCCACCCCTACCTGCGGCTCGACCCGTCGCACATCGACGACCTGGAGCTCGAATCACCCGCGTCGTCGCACTACTTGGCGGACGCGGACCAGATCCCGACCGGGCGCGAGCCGGTCGACGGCACCGCCTTCGACTTCCGTTCGCCCCGCGCGATCGGCGCCACGCGCATGGACACCGCCTTCACCGAGCTCGCGCGCGGTGCCGAAGGCCGCGCGACCGTGACGCTGCGCGATCGGGCGACCGGCGACGCGGTCTCGATGTGGTGCGACGAGGGGTTCGGTTACCTGATGATCTTCACGGGCGACGCGTTGCCCGATGCGCACAAGCGCCGCATGGGCCTCGCGGTCGAGCCGATGACCTGCGCGCCCGACGCCTTCCGCAGCGGCGACGGTCTCCTCGTGCTCGAACCCGGCGAGACCTGGACCGCGCGTTGGGGGATCGGTGCTTCTGGTCGCGCTCGCTCCGCTCGCCGCGCCTGA
- a CDS encoding OB-fold domain-containing protein: MARTIESTIRFPYKRSLGPVLGAFMTALTEKRFIGIRSGARVIVPPLEWDPDTGATLEHDFVDVGPAGTVVSWTWVAKPSSQHPIDHPFAFALVKLDGADTALFHAVDAGSPDAMSTGMRVAPRWKAERHGHITDVDAFVPGEAATVVAGDESAPGEPVTMMEYNASITYNTPVTANVERSERATEEGRFLGLRCPVCGRTYTGGKGYCPVDAVELTAEHEVDLPQRGTVSNYTIVTPIQYPGQTETEPFARVHVWLDDTDVVLGYQALLDTPNDDVRIGMRVAAMWATDAEKQDLDPRAEGNLVGWMPTGEADSTDPDLVNRIC, from the coding sequence TTGGCACGAACCATCGAGAGCACCATCCGGTTCCCGTACAAGCGGTCGCTCGGGCCCGTGCTCGGCGCGTTCATGACCGCGTTGACCGAGAAACGCTTCATCGGCATCCGCAGCGGCGCGCGCGTGATCGTGCCGCCGCTCGAATGGGATCCCGACACGGGCGCGACACTCGAGCACGACTTCGTCGACGTCGGTCCCGCGGGAACGGTCGTCAGCTGGACGTGGGTCGCGAAGCCGTCGTCGCAGCATCCGATCGACCATCCGTTCGCGTTCGCGTTGGTGAAGCTCGACGGTGCCGACACCGCGCTCTTCCACGCAGTCGACGCGGGATCGCCGGACGCGATGTCGACGGGGATGCGCGTCGCGCCCCGTTGGAAGGCGGAGCGGCACGGTCACATCACCGACGTCGACGCGTTCGTCCCCGGTGAGGCAGCGACGGTCGTGGCCGGCGACGAATCCGCGCCGGGCGAACCGGTGACGATGATGGAGTACAACGCCTCGATCACGTACAACACCCCGGTCACCGCGAACGTCGAGCGTTCCGAGCGCGCGACGGAGGAAGGGCGCTTCCTCGGCCTGCGCTGCCCGGTATGCGGACGCACCTACACGGGCGGGAAGGGCTACTGCCCGGTCGACGCGGTGGAGCTGACCGCCGAGCACGAGGTCGACCTCCCGCAGCGCGGGACCGTGAGCAACTACACGATCGTCACGCCCATCCAGTACCCGGGGCAGACCGAGACCGAGCCGTTCGCGCGCGTGCACGTGTGGCTCGACGACACCGACGTCGTGCTCGGTTACCAGGCGCTGCTCGACACGCCCAACGACGACGTGCGCATCGGCATGCGCGTCGCCGCGATGTGGGCGACGGACGCGGAGAAGCAAGACCTCGATCCGCGTGCCGAGGGCAACCTGGTCGGCTGGATGCCGACCGGTGAAGCCGACAGCACCGACCCCGACCTCGTGAACAGGATCTGCTGA
- a CDS encoding lipid-transfer protein: MAANGRSSDDIAIVGWSISPMVRNTDKTEVQMLLEVITGAVEDAGITRADVDFTCAGSCDYVAGQAFSFVQNIDALGAWPPKRDSHVEMDGAWALYEAWVRLLLGDIDVALAMGSGRSSTADPGLIYPMEMDPYYLAPLGADASSFAAIQARALLDAGKVSERQMAEVAARCRRDAQQSDYAQVAGDFDVDALLAEPYVRSPLRKHDLPPITDGACAVVIARADKAREMCERPIWITGFSHATELHNPGMRDLTSSRSSTLAAKAAGVEEAPIEVAEIQSAYTHEEPVLVSALGVGDAAINPSGGPLAANPIMATGLVRVAEAARQIRDLGKQRTLAHSTSGPCLQQNLVCVLGGNG; the protein is encoded by the coding sequence ATGGCCGCGAACGGACGCAGCTCCGACGACATCGCGATCGTCGGATGGTCGATCTCGCCGATGGTGCGCAACACCGACAAGACCGAGGTGCAGATGCTCCTCGAGGTCATCACTGGGGCGGTCGAGGACGCGGGTATCACGCGTGCCGACGTCGACTTCACCTGCGCGGGCAGCTGCGACTACGTCGCCGGTCAGGCGTTCTCCTTCGTGCAGAACATCGACGCGCTCGGCGCGTGGCCGCCGAAGCGCGACTCGCACGTCGAGATGGACGGTGCGTGGGCGCTGTACGAAGCGTGGGTTCGGTTGCTGCTCGGCGATATCGACGTCGCGCTCGCGATGGGATCGGGCCGGTCGTCGACCGCGGACCCGGGACTCATCTATCCGATGGAGATGGACCCGTACTACCTCGCGCCATTGGGCGCGGACGCGTCGAGCTTCGCGGCGATCCAGGCGCGCGCGTTGCTCGACGCCGGCAAGGTGAGCGAACGGCAGATGGCGGAGGTCGCGGCCCGCTGCCGGCGCGACGCGCAGCAGAGCGACTACGCGCAGGTCGCGGGTGACTTCGACGTCGACGCGTTGCTCGCCGAGCCGTACGTGCGCTCGCCGCTGCGCAAGCACGACCTTCCGCCGATCACCGACGGCGCCTGCGCGGTCGTGATCGCACGCGCCGACAAGGCACGCGAGATGTGCGAGCGCCCGATCTGGATCACGGGCTTCTCGCACGCGACCGAACTGCACAACCCGGGCATGCGTGACCTCACGTCGTCGCGTTCGTCGACGCTCGCGGCGAAGGCCGCGGGGGTCGAGGAGGCGCCGATCGAGGTCGCCGAGATCCAGTCCGCGTACACGCACGAGGAGCCGGTGCTCGTGAGCGCGCTCGGCGTCGGCGACGCGGCGATCAACCCGTCGGGCGGCCCGCTCGCGGCCAACCCGATCATGGCGACGGGACTCGTGCGGGTCGCCGAAGCGGCGCGCCAGATCCGCGACCTCGGCAAACAGCGCACGCTCGCGCACTCGACGTCGGGACCGTGTCTGCAGCAGAACCTGGTCTGCGTCTTGGGAGGGAACGGCTGA
- a CDS encoding thiolase domain-containing protein yields the protein MAHQACAIVGVGQTEHKTRRWDVSLGGLVREAALRALDDAQMTWSDIDAVVVGKAPDLFEGIMKPELYLSDALGATGKPMFRVHTAGSVGGTTGIVASHLVETGRHTRVLAVGLQKQSEGNAQFALGSGRGASLGAGGAFAPFMRGYIARTGAPMDIGPMVAVKDRLNALKNPYAHLKLADITIEKVKASPMMWDPVRYLESCPSSDGACAVVLTDRDGGEAAARAGRPPAWILGSAVRSEPYAFPGRDPVRPQGAVDCAWDVYGQAGITDPRHQIDCAELYVPFSWYEPMWLEAHDIAEPSEGWKMVERGDTALDGSFPVNMSGGVLSSNPIGASGLLRFSEAALQVRGMAGEHQVDGAKVALAQAYGASAQYFSMWIVASSLDPFGS from the coding sequence ATGGCCCACCAAGCGTGCGCGATCGTCGGTGTCGGTCAGACCGAGCACAAGACGCGCCGGTGGGACGTTTCGCTCGGCGGGCTCGTGCGCGAGGCCGCGCTGCGCGCGCTCGACGACGCGCAGATGACGTGGAGCGACATCGACGCGGTCGTCGTCGGCAAGGCCCCCGATCTCTTCGAGGGCATCATGAAGCCCGAGCTGTACCTGTCCGACGCGCTCGGCGCGACGGGCAAGCCGATGTTCCGTGTGCACACCGCGGGCTCGGTTGGAGGGACGACCGGCATCGTCGCGTCGCACCTCGTCGAGACCGGCCGCCACACGCGTGTGCTCGCGGTCGGGCTGCAGAAGCAGTCGGAGGGCAACGCGCAGTTCGCGCTCGGCTCCGGCCGCGGCGCGTCGCTCGGCGCGGGCGGCGCGTTCGCACCGTTCATGCGCGGGTACATCGCGCGCACCGGCGCGCCGATGGACATCGGTCCGATGGTCGCGGTGAAGGACCGGCTCAACGCGCTCAAGAACCCGTACGCGCACCTGAAGCTCGCCGACATCACGATCGAGAAGGTGAAGGCGTCGCCGATGATGTGGGACCCGGTGCGCTACCTCGAGTCGTGCCCGTCGTCCGACGGTGCGTGCGCGGTCGTGCTCACCGATCGCGACGGCGGTGAGGCCGCGGCGCGCGCCGGACGGCCGCCGGCGTGGATCCTCGGCTCGGCCGTGCGTTCCGAGCCGTACGCGTTCCCGGGCCGCGATCCGGTGCGTCCGCAAGGCGCGGTCGACTGTGCGTGGGACGTGTACGGGCAGGCGGGCATCACCGATCCGCGGCACCAGATCGACTGCGCGGAGCTGTACGTGCCGTTCAGTTGGTACGAGCCGATGTGGCTCGAAGCGCACGACATCGCGGAGCCGTCGGAAGGCTGGAAGATGGTCGAGCGCGGCGACACCGCGCTCGACGGATCGTTCCCGGTGAACATGTCGGGCGGTGTGCTGTCGTCGAACCCGATCGGCGCATCGGGACTGCTGCGATTCTCGGAGGCCGCGCTGCAAGTGCGCGGCATGGCCGGCGAGCACCAGGTCGACGGCGCCAAGGTCGCGCTCGCGCAGGCCTACGGCGCGTCGGCGCAGTACTTCTCGATGTGGATCGTCGCGAGCTCGTTGGATCCGTTCGGGAGCTGA
- a CDS encoding DUF3097 family protein, with amino-acid sequence MAKRPGILAGPVAGKERIAAVYPPHPAQPGTRLVHRASGFAGALVRVDDDKVLLRGDLGVERRFRNDPGTFSVDGIAVRLVAPEPVSDDGPPHLRVSKTEKTASGSRVVHGAKARVARASRILVEGIHDAELVEKVWGDDLRLEGVVVERLDGIDHLADVIRELKPARGRRLGVLVDHLVTGSKEARLATEVRHPHVMVTGTPYVDVWEAVRPKAVGIAAWPVVERGRDWKTGVCAQLEVGAPPAFWRRILASVESWRDLEQPLVRAVEQLIDFVTEPA; translated from the coding sequence ATGGCGAAACGCCCTGGCATCCTCGCGGGGCCCGTCGCGGGCAAGGAGCGCATCGCCGCGGTGTACCCACCGCATCCCGCGCAACCGGGGACGCGGCTCGTCCACCGCGCGTCCGGTTTCGCGGGCGCGCTCGTGCGCGTCGACGACGACAAGGTGCTGCTGCGCGGCGACCTCGGCGTCGAGCGCCGGTTCCGGAACGACCCGGGCACGTTCTCGGTCGACGGCATCGCGGTACGACTCGTCGCGCCGGAGCCGGTGAGCGACGACGGCCCGCCGCACTTGCGCGTGTCGAAGACCGAGAAGACCGCGTCGGGGAGCCGCGTCGTGCACGGCGCGAAGGCGCGGGTCGCGCGCGCGAGCCGCATCCTCGTCGAAGGCATCCACGACGCGGAGCTGGTCGAGAAGGTGTGGGGCGACGACCTGCGGCTCGAAGGCGTGGTCGTCGAACGGCTCGACGGCATCGACCACCTCGCCGACGTGATCCGAGAGCTGAAACCCGCGCGTGGTCGCCGGCTCGGCGTCCTCGTCGATCATCTCGTGACCGGCAGCAAGGAAGCGCGCCTCGCGACCGAGGTTCGCCACCCGCACGTGATGGTGACGGGGACGCCCTACGTCGACGTGTGGGAGGCCGTGCGGCCCAAGGCCGTGGGCATCGCCGCGTGGCCGGTGGTCGAGCGCGGCCGCGACTGGAAGACCGGTGTGTGCGCGCAGCTCGAAGTGGGCGCGCCGCCGGCGTTCTGGCGGCGGATCCTCGCGAGCGTGGAGTCGTGGCGCGACCTCGAGCAGCCACTCGTGCGCGCGGTCGAGCAGCTCATCGACTTCGTGACCGAACCCGCGTAG